The proteins below are encoded in one region of Pleuronectes platessa chromosome 14, fPlePla1.1, whole genome shotgun sequence:
- the tbc1d4 gene encoding TBC1 domain family member 4 isoform X4, which yields MVEYEDVKVQMYQLSRLLHDYHRELYNHFEEHEICPSLYAAPWFLTLFASQFPLGFVSRIFDFVFAQGTEAIFKVALCLLSSHEGEIVECDGFESIVDYLKTTLPNLTQTQMEQTIAKVMEMDISKQLHAYEVEYHVLQDEMIEAGPLPDDSDRLEKLEKTNTQLKKQNMDLLEKLQAARQKIQTLETSMETFLSRESKMKHMIRSLEQEKAAHQKTIERMRSCVPPDTLTDVEMTQIKTGPNGKAKTAAKKP from the exons ATGGTTGAGTACGAGGACGTGAAG GTTCAGATGTACCAGCTCTCCAGACTGCTGCATGACTACCACCGCGAGCTGTACAATCACTTCGAGGAGCACGAGATCTGCCCCAGTCTCTACGCCGCGCCGTGGTTCCTCACCCTCTTCGCCTCCCAGTTCCCCCTCGGCTTTGTGTCCCGCATCTTTG ATTTTGTGTTTGCCCAGGGGACTGAGGCGATCTTTAAAGTGGCCCTCTGTCTGCTGAGCAGCCATGAGGGGGAGATAGTGGAGTGCGACGGCTTCGAGAGCATCGTGGACTATCTGAAAACGACACTTCCCAACCTCACTCAGACGCAGATGGAGCAGACCATTGCAAAG GTAATGGAGATGGACATCTCCAAGCAGCTTCATGCCTACGAGGTGGAGTACCACGTCCTTCAGGATGAGATGATCGAGGCCGGGCCGCTGCCCGATGACTCTGACCGGCTCGAGAAACTTGAAAAGACGAACACTCAGCTGAAGAAACAGAACATGGACCTTTTAGAAAAACTTCAG GCTGCGCGGCAGAAGATCCAGACCCTCGAGACCAGCATGGAGACCTTCCTTTCTCGGGAGAGCAAAATGAAGCACATGATTCGCTCTCTGGAGCAGGAGAAGGCAGCCCACCAGAAGACCATAGAACGCATGCGCTCGTGCGTTCCCCCCGACACCCTGACAGATGTGGAGATGACCCAGATCAAAACAGGACCCAACGGGAAAGCCAAAACTGCAGCCAAGAAGCCCTGA
- the tbc1d4 gene encoding TBC1 domain family member 4 isoform X5 yields the protein MFNLCQVQMYQLSRLLHDYHRELYNHFEEHEICPSLYAAPWFLTLFASQFPLGFVSRIFDFVFAQGTEAIFKVALCLLSSHEGEIVECDGFESIVDYLKTTLPNLTQTQMEQTIAKVMEMDISKQLHAYEVEYHVLQDEMIEAGPLPDDSDRLEKLEKTNTQLKKQNMDLLEKLQAARQKIQTLETSMETFLSRESKMKHMIRSLEQEKAAHQKTIERMRSCVPPDTLTDVEMTQIKTGPNGKAKTAAKKP from the exons ATGTTTAATCTGTGTCAG GTTCAGATGTACCAGCTCTCCAGACTGCTGCATGACTACCACCGCGAGCTGTACAATCACTTCGAGGAGCACGAGATCTGCCCCAGTCTCTACGCCGCGCCGTGGTTCCTCACCCTCTTCGCCTCCCAGTTCCCCCTCGGCTTTGTGTCCCGCATCTTTG ATTTTGTGTTTGCCCAGGGGACTGAGGCGATCTTTAAAGTGGCCCTCTGTCTGCTGAGCAGCCATGAGGGGGAGATAGTGGAGTGCGACGGCTTCGAGAGCATCGTGGACTATCTGAAAACGACACTTCCCAACCTCACTCAGACGCAGATGGAGCAGACCATTGCAAAG GTAATGGAGATGGACATCTCCAAGCAGCTTCATGCCTACGAGGTGGAGTACCACGTCCTTCAGGATGAGATGATCGAGGCCGGGCCGCTGCCCGATGACTCTGACCGGCTCGAGAAACTTGAAAAGACGAACACTCAGCTGAAGAAACAGAACATGGACCTTTTAGAAAAACTTCAG GCTGCGCGGCAGAAGATCCAGACCCTCGAGACCAGCATGGAGACCTTCCTTTCTCGGGAGAGCAAAATGAAGCACATGATTCGCTCTCTGGAGCAGGAGAAGGCAGCCCACCAGAAGACCATAGAACGCATGCGCTCGTGCGTTCCCCCCGACACCCTGACAGATGTGGAGATGACCCAGATCAAAACAGGACCCAACGGGAAAGCCAAAACTGCAGCCAAGAAGCCCTGA
- the tbc1d4 gene encoding TBC1 domain family member 4 isoform X6, translating to MYQLSRLLHDYHRELYNHFEEHEICPSLYAAPWFLTLFASQFPLGFVSRIFDFVFAQGTEAIFKVALCLLSSHEGEIVECDGFESIVDYLKTTLPNLTQTQMEQTIAKVMEMDISKQLHAYEVEYHVLQDEMIEAGPLPDDSDRLEKLEKTNTQLKKQNMDLLEKLQAARQKIQTLETSMETFLSRESKMKHMIRSLEQEKAAHQKTIERMRSCVPPDTLTDVEMTQIKTGPNGKAKTAAKKP from the exons ATGTACCAGCTCTCCAGACTGCTGCATGACTACCACCGCGAGCTGTACAATCACTTCGAGGAGCACGAGATCTGCCCCAGTCTCTACGCCGCGCCGTGGTTCCTCACCCTCTTCGCCTCCCAGTTCCCCCTCGGCTTTGTGTCCCGCATCTTTG ATTTTGTGTTTGCCCAGGGGACTGAGGCGATCTTTAAAGTGGCCCTCTGTCTGCTGAGCAGCCATGAGGGGGAGATAGTGGAGTGCGACGGCTTCGAGAGCATCGTGGACTATCTGAAAACGACACTTCCCAACCTCACTCAGACGCAGATGGAGCAGACCATTGCAAAG GTAATGGAGATGGACATCTCCAAGCAGCTTCATGCCTACGAGGTGGAGTACCACGTCCTTCAGGATGAGATGATCGAGGCCGGGCCGCTGCCCGATGACTCTGACCGGCTCGAGAAACTTGAAAAGACGAACACTCAGCTGAAGAAACAGAACATGGACCTTTTAGAAAAACTTCAG GCTGCGCGGCAGAAGATCCAGACCCTCGAGACCAGCATGGAGACCTTCCTTTCTCGGGAGAGCAAAATGAAGCACATGATTCGCTCTCTGGAGCAGGAGAAGGCAGCCCACCAGAAGACCATAGAACGCATGCGCTCGTGCGTTCCCCCCGACACCCTGACAGATGTGGAGATGACCCAGATCAAAACAGGACCCAACGGGAAAGCCAAAACTGCAGCCAAGAAGCCCTGA
- the tbc1d4 gene encoding TBC1 domain family member 4 isoform X3, with amino-acid sequence MKLDYQEVGQCSKDAQAYWERKLTAPGRTTVLQDKEEVYRAVCQGIPKSRHGEVWLLLSHQHRLRHRLPERHHAPDTPYQDLLKQLTAQQHAILVDLGRTFPTHQYFSAQLGAGQLSLYNLLKAYSLLDTEVGYCQGISFVAGVLLLHMSEEQAFDMLKFLMYDLSIRRQYRPDMVSLQVQMYQLSRLLHDYHRELYNHFEEHEICPSLYAAPWFLTLFASQFPLGFVSRIFDFVFAQGTEAIFKVALCLLSSHEGEIVECDGFESIVDYLKTTLPNLTQTQMEQTIAKVMEMDISKQLHAYEVEYHVLQDEMIEAGPLPDDSDRLEKLEKTNTQLKKQNMDLLEKLQAARQKIQTLETSMETFLSRESKMKHMIRSLEQEKAAHQKTIERMRSCVPPDTLTDVEMTQIKTGPNGKAKTAAKKP; translated from the exons ATGAAGCTGGACTACCAGGAAGTGGGCCAGTGCTCCAAAGATGCACAGGCATATTGGGAGAGAAAACTGACAGCCCCTGGACGAACGACGGTCCTGCAAGACAAGGAGGAGGTGTACCGCGCTGTCTGCCAAG GTATTCCAAAGAGCAGGCATGGGGAGGTCTGGCTGCTCCTGTCCCACCAGCACCGGCTGCGTCACAGACTCCCCGAGCGCCACCACGCCCCGGACACACCTTACCAGGATCTCCTGAAGCAGCTCACCGCACAGCAGCACGCCATTCTGGTGGATCTAG GCAGGACCTTCCCCACCCACCAGTACTTCTCAGCCCAGCTTGGTGCAGGGCAGCTCTCTCTCTACAACCTCCTGAAAGCCTACTCTCTGCTGGACACAGAG GTTGGGTACTGCCAGGGAATCAGCTTTGTGGCTGGagtcctgctgctgcacatgaGTGAAGAGCAGGCCTTCGACATGTTGAAGTTCCTGATGTACGACCTCAGCATCAGGCGACAGTACAGACCCGACATGGTCTCTTTGCAG GTTCAGATGTACCAGCTCTCCAGACTGCTGCATGACTACCACCGCGAGCTGTACAATCACTTCGAGGAGCACGAGATCTGCCCCAGTCTCTACGCCGCGCCGTGGTTCCTCACCCTCTTCGCCTCCCAGTTCCCCCTCGGCTTTGTGTCCCGCATCTTTG ATTTTGTGTTTGCCCAGGGGACTGAGGCGATCTTTAAAGTGGCCCTCTGTCTGCTGAGCAGCCATGAGGGGGAGATAGTGGAGTGCGACGGCTTCGAGAGCATCGTGGACTATCTGAAAACGACACTTCCCAACCTCACTCAGACGCAGATGGAGCAGACCATTGCAAAG GTAATGGAGATGGACATCTCCAAGCAGCTTCATGCCTACGAGGTGGAGTACCACGTCCTTCAGGATGAGATGATCGAGGCCGGGCCGCTGCCCGATGACTCTGACCGGCTCGAGAAACTTGAAAAGACGAACACTCAGCTGAAGAAACAGAACATGGACCTTTTAGAAAAACTTCAG GCTGCGCGGCAGAAGATCCAGACCCTCGAGACCAGCATGGAGACCTTCCTTTCTCGGGAGAGCAAAATGAAGCACATGATTCGCTCTCTGGAGCAGGAGAAGGCAGCCCACCAGAAGACCATAGAACGCATGCGCTCGTGCGTTCCCCCCGACACCCTGACAGATGTGGAGATGACCCAGATCAAAACAGGACCCAACGGGAAAGCCAAAACTGCAGCCAAGAAGCCCTGA